One bacterium genomic window carries:
- a CDS encoding chloride channel protein, with amino-acid sequence MRFGKVWDSYSRDIKLMLTCVIAGIAVGLSVVFFHGILKAFENMITAFQTAELREFLPLVPIITALGGLSVGLLDHTIFKGITGEGFRGVVKAIAIENGIMRRRHTLKAIITSAFSISTGGGAGREAPTVIMGASLASAVGRL; translated from the coding sequence ATGCGTTTTGGAAAAGTATGGGATTCATATTCCCGTGATATCAAATTAATGCTCACATGTGTTATCGCGGGTATTGCGGTTGGTTTGTCGGTTGTTTTTTTTCACGGGATTCTAAAGGCTTTTGAGAACATGATAACTGCGTTTCAAACGGCCGAACTGAGAGAGTTTTTACCTCTCGTCCCGATTATTACGGCTTTAGGAGGATTGAGCGTTGGTTTGCTGGACCATACAATTTTTAAGGGAATTACAGGAGAAGGCTTTCGAGGCGTTGTCAAAGCGATTGCGATAGAAAACGGTATCATGCGCCGACGGCATACGCTCAAAGCCATTATTACATCTGCTTTTTCCATTTCGACGGGCGGAGGAGCCGGACGCGAAGCCCCAACGGTTATTATGGGAGCCTCTCTCGCATCCGCGGTCGGCCGGCTATT